The genomic DNA GGCCGTTGCCGCGCGCGCCAGACGCTCTTCATTACGCTGCTGGACATGATCGGTGGATTCGATATGACGCAGCAGAATCGGCAGCGCCACGACGCCGACAAACAGCGAAAACAGAATGACCCCGGCTGCGAGGAAAATCAGCTCATAGCGCGCCGGGAACACGTCGCCGCTCGGCAGCAGCAGCGGAATAGAGAGAACACCGGCAAGCGTAATCGCCCCGCGCACCCCGGCAACAGAAGAGATCAGCAGTTCGCGCGTGGTCCAGGAGCCGAACTCCAACGGTTTCTTTTTCAGGAAGCGCTGGCTGAGCTTACGCATCGTCCACAACCAGCCAAAACGCACCAACATCAGCGCCGCGTAGATCAGGATAATGTCGGTAAACAGCATCCACGTTTCCACGTTCGGGTCGGCTTCCGCAGCCACCAGCGAGCTGTGCAGGATGTCCGGCAGCTGCAGACCCAACAGCAGGAATACCATGCCGTTGAACACAAACTCGAGCATCGACCACGTACTGTTGGCGCGCAGGCGCATGGCCAGGGGTGCGGTACGCATTACGCCGGAGCGGGTGATGGTCATCCCGGCGGCGACCGCCGCCAGAATGCCGGAGACGCCGATATGTTCAGCAATCAGGTAAGAAGCAAACGGCAGCAGGAACAGCAGGACAATCTGCGTGGCAGGCTCATCGCCGCCCCAGCGGCTGAGAAAGCGCATTGAGCGGCCGTACAGCCAGCTCACCACGAAGCCCGCCAGGATACCGCCGATCGCCACCTTGAGGAACTCTACCGTGGCCCCGCCAACGGTAAAGACCATGGTGCCCATCGCGACCGCCACGGCAAACTTCAGCGACACCAGGCCAGAAGCGTCGTTCATCAACGCCTCGCCCTGTAGTATGCCCATAATTTTTTTCGGAATACGCCCTTCGCCCACGATGCCGGAAAGCGCCACCGCATCGGTTGGCGACAGCACCGCCGCCAGCGCAAACGCCGGAATCAGCGGAATGCCAGGGACAATCCAGTAGATCAGGAAGCCAATCCCGACCACCGTCACCAGCACTAACGCCAGCGCCAGGCCGAGGATCTCCCTGCCGTGTTCGATAAACTCGCGGGTCGGTGTCTTCCAGCCGTCGGCAAACAGCAACGGCGGGATAAACAGCACCAGAAAAAGCTCAGGATCGAATTCAACGTGCAAACCAAAGGTCGGCCAGGCCAGTAGCGCACCGATGAGGATTTGCATTAAAGGAAGTGGGACCTGGAAGGGCAGTACGCGCGTAACCACCCCGGAGAGCGAAACCACGAGGGTCATGATAAGTATGGTAAAGAATATTTCCATGCGTTCCCTGTTTACAGCGTTGTCTTATTATTCAAAGCATGAAGCGTCGTGCTTCTAATCATACGCGTATCAGAGTAACGCAAAAGGAAACGAGAAGTGGCCGAAAAGAGAAAAAAAGTCCAGACCCGTAGTTCGACGGGGGTGAACAAAAAAAAACCCGCCAGCCGGCGGGTTCTTGAGAGACCAGAATAGACTTAGATAGCCCAGCCGCCTGCGTAGAAAACCACCAGCGCGACGGCGATAAGCACGGTACCGATATTCAGTTTACGCCATTCGCCGGATACCACGCGGCCTACGACCAGCGTCGCGAAGCCGATCATAATGCCGGTAACGATGTTACAGGTCAGCACAATCATCACCGCGGTGATCAGACCGGACATGGCGTCAACGAAGTCGTTGAAGTCGATGCGCGCCACGTTGCTCAGCATCAGCAGGCCAACGTACATCAGCGCCGGTGCCGTAGCATAGCCCGGAACAAGGTAGGACAGCGGGGACAGGAACAGAATCAGCAGGAACAGAACGCCGACGGTAATGGCCGTCAGGCCCGTTTTACCGCCTGCCGCGGTACCCGCAGCAGATTCGATATACACCGCCGCCGGTGCGGCACCCACGACCGCCGAGAACACGCTGCTCAGGGAGTCGGTAGTCAGCGCTTTACCGCCGTTGATGATCTGACCGTCTTTATCCAGCAGGTTTGCCTGCCCGGCTACCGCGCGGATGGTGCCGGTAGCGTCGAATACCGCCGTCATCACCAGCGCCAGCACGCTTGGCAGAACGACCGGGTTCAGCGCGCCCATGATATCCAGGCTGCCGATCAGCGAGTTGCCGTTGTCATCGCTCAGCGACGGCATAGCGAAGACGCCAGAGAAGTGCACGTTCGGATCGAAAATCAGGCCGACGATAGACACCCCGATAATGGTCAGCAGAATGCCGCCCGGGACCTTGAGTTTTTCCAGCCCGATGATCATCGCCAGCCCCACCAGCGTCATCACCACCGGGAAGCTGTTGAACTGGCCCAGCGCCACCGGCAGGCCGTCCAGTGGGTTTTTCACCACCATGCCCACGCCGTTAGCAGCGATCAGCAGCAGGAACAGGCCGATACCGATGCCCGTGCCGTGCGCAATGCCCTGCGGCAGATTGCGCAAAATCCAGCTACGAATACCGGAAGCTGAGATAATGGTAAACAGCACGCCCATCAGGAACACGGCGCCCAGGGCTACCGGCACGCTGATGTGCTGGCCCAGCACCAGGCTGAAGGCGGTGAAGGCGGTCAGTGAAATGGCGCAGCCAATGGCTAAAGGCAGGTTCGCCCACAGCCCCATCACGATAGAGCCGACACCGGCTACCAGGCAGGTCGCCACAAAGACGGCCGCGGGCGGAAAGCCCGCTTTGCCCAGCATACCCGGCACGACGATCACCGAGTAAACCATCGCCAGGAAGGTCGTCAGACCGGCGACAATCTCCTGACGAACGGAGCTACCACGAGCAGAAATTTTAAACCAGGCGTCTAATGAACCGCCGGTACGCGCTGAAGGCGTAGACATAGAAAACATCCCCTGAGAGTTTTTATCATTCGTGCGTCTGCGTGGTGGAACATCCACTGCCAGCTAAGCGTCATCTCCATGTGCTACATTGCGGCAAAGGGGAGCCACAAAAAAAGCAAACGATTAACTCCGCGCAGACAAAACGAGAATCGGAATACCTCATCTTCGCGGGTGCGATATGAGGTGAGCCTGGTCATTTTCGGCACAAGATGCGGCCGGAAATTCAAGGCAAACGATTATCTGGCTTTTATGCCCTCTTTTTCAACAGAAGTTTGCCCTGGTTTATGAAAATTAACGATTGCCGATGAAGAATTGGCCAACCCATGCGCAAACGTTATCGTTTATGCGCAATCCGGCAACAATTCTGTGGCAAAGATGTCGCTAATCGATAAGCGTTATTCGTCTTCCAGCAAACGTGCGCCGGTACCTTCCTGACCGAGTTTATCGCCCGGGTTACGCAGTGGACAATCGCGCAACGACATACAGCCGCAGCCAATGCAGCCATCGAGCTGGTCGCGCAGGGCCTCCATGGCATGAATACGCTTATCCAGCTCTTCCCGCCATTGGGTGGTGAGGTGCTTCCAGTCACGCGGCCCTAACGTGTGGTTTTCCGGCAGCACGCTAAAGGAATCGCCGATGGTCGCCAGCGGAATACCGAGGCGTTGCGCGATTTTAATGATCGCCACATAGCGCAGCACATCGCGCTTATAACGGCGCTGGTTGCCGCTGTTGCGCGTGCTATGAATCAGCCCTTTACTCTCATAAAAATGCAGTGCAGAGACCGCAACACCAGTTCGTTTCGCTACCTCACCGGGCGTTAGCAGAGATTTTATGCGGGTCGATTTTTTTTCCATAATACGCTTTACCTCAAGTTAACTTGAGGAATTATACTCACCGACAGACAAAAAATCGACGCGAAAATAGACAACGGGGAGAGCCTTATGTCACATCGGGATATTATTCATACGCTCATTGAATGGATAGATGAACATATCGATCAACCGCTTAATATCGACATCGTGGCCAGAAAATCCGGCTATTCGAAGTGGTATCTGCAACGGATGTTCCGCACCGTGATGCATCAGACGCTAGGGGAGTATATTCGCCAGCGACGCCTGCTGCTGGCGGCAGAAGCGCTGCGCACCACCCAGCGCCCCATCTTCGATATTGCCATGGATCTGGGCTATGTCTCACAGCAGACGTTCTCTCGGGTATTCCGCCGTGAGTTCGACCGCACGCCGACGGATTATCGCCACCATATCTCCGCATAGTATTGCTCTGCCGCGGCTCACGGGGCCGCGGCGTTGACAAAAATCCTGCGTTTACCTCTGGTGAATAAAACAACAAACGTGATATAGTTCACACATTGATATGAAACAAAAACACTGTTTCATTCGATTTGTGAATGCCTTTAGATAGCCTGAGCGCCTCGCGCCTCAATCAATAAGTGCTGTCAGGGCAGCTTGTTGTTTATCTCTGAGGATAAGGTCTCATGGTTTCGATTACCGCAGGCGTTGCGTTGTTACGCTGGCCGTTGACCAGCGCGGT from Klebsiella sp. WP3-W18-ESBL-02 includes the following:
- the soxR gene encoding redox-sensitive transcriptional activator SoxR produces the protein MEKKSTRIKSLLTPGEVAKRTGVAVSALHFYESKGLIHSTRNSGNQRRYKRDVLRYVAIIKIAQRLGIPLATIGDSFSVLPENHTLGPRDWKHLTTQWREELDKRIHAMEALRDQLDGCIGCGCMSLRDCPLRNPGDKLGQEGTGARLLEDE
- the soxS gene encoding superoxide response transcriptional regulator SoxS; its protein translation is MSHRDIIHTLIEWIDEHIDQPLNIDIVARKSGYSKWYLQRMFRTVMHQTLGEYIRQRRLLLAAEALRTTQRPIFDIAMDLGYVSQQTFSRVFRREFDRTPTDYRHHISA
- a CDS encoding NCS2 family permease — protein: MSTPSARTGGSLDAWFKISARGSSVRQEIVAGLTTFLAMVYSVIVVPGMLGKAGFPPAAVFVATCLVAGVGSIVMGLWANLPLAIGCAISLTAFTAFSLVLGQHISVPVALGAVFLMGVLFTIISASGIRSWILRNLPQGIAHGTGIGIGLFLLLIAANGVGMVVKNPLDGLPVALGQFNSFPVVMTLVGLAMIIGLEKLKVPGGILLTIIGVSIVGLIFDPNVHFSGVFAMPSLSDDNGNSLIGSLDIMGALNPVVLPSVLALVMTAVFDATGTIRAVAGQANLLDKDGQIINGGKALTTDSLSSVFSAVVGAAPAAVYIESAAGTAAGGKTGLTAITVGVLFLLILFLSPLSYLVPGYATAPALMYVGLLMLSNVARIDFNDFVDAMSGLITAVMIVLTCNIVTGIMIGFATLVVGRVVSGEWRKLNIGTVLIAVALVVFYAGGWAI
- a CDS encoding Na+/H+ antiporter, whose product is MEIFFTILIMTLVVSLSGVVTRVLPFQVPLPLMQILIGALLAWPTFGLHVEFDPELFLVLFIPPLLFADGWKTPTREFIEHGREILGLALALVLVTVVGIGFLIYWIVPGIPLIPAFALAAVLSPTDAVALSGIVGEGRIPKKIMGILQGEALMNDASGLVSLKFAVAVAMGTMVFTVGGATVEFLKVAIGGILAGFVVSWLYGRSMRFLSRWGGDEPATQIVLLFLLPFASYLIAEHIGVSGILAAVAAGMTITRSGVMRTAPLAMRLRANSTWSMLEFVFNGMVFLLLGLQLPDILHSSLVAAEADPNVETWMLFTDIILIYAALMLVRFGWLWTMRKLSQRFLKKKPLEFGSWTTRELLISSVAGVRGAITLAGVLSIPLLLPSGDVFPARYELIFLAAGVILFSLFVGVVALPILLRHIESTDHVQQRNEERLARAATADVAIVAIQKMEERLAADANENIDNQLLTEVSSRVIGNLRRRADGRNDVETSMLEEQLERRFRLAALRSERGELYHLRATRQISNETLQKLLHDLDLLEALLIEDA